AGGGTGAAActttttctattaaaaaaaataaggtaaAGGAAATGAGAGAGATGTTTCAAGGGAGAAAAAACAAATTCATCCCTCATTTttgtgataaatttacaatactAATATTGTCTTCCTTTgctattaatttttaaaagcaTACACTTACGCTGGTAAAATAATAGAGctaattacatataaattacAAAGTTAATTGCACATAGATTATTGAACTTTCAAACAATTTTCATTTTGGgtatcaactttaatttaaaatatatattaaaattattcaactattaaattttataattttgctATCTCGCTCATTCAGCACTAAGTTTGGCCGAAAATAGGCGAGAtaacaaaatgagaaaaaattaatagatgATTAAtcttaattcaaaatttaaaattaatactcccttcatctcCCATATTTAtacatacatttttttttggtaCGTTCTCCAAATttatatacatcttgtttttGGATTATTTTATGGAGGACGGGTGGAgtatgtaaaattaaaattatttgaaagttcaataatttatatgattaatCCAAAATAATACTAGCAGAATTATAGGCAGCACTAGAGTAAGGTAGAGCCACACTGGGCTTACTCGATGACTGGGTGATTCGAGTAATTCTATCGAGTCAAATGCTCTAAAAGTATGTATAACGAAATACTAGCAAGCAATAAACTGGAGACTGACGACACAGAAAGTAAATGATTGGCAAATTAGTCAAGCAAGAGAAAAAGTCGAAACTATCCCTAATCCTGCGTGAGGCTATAAAGCTACTATCCAAGCATCTAAAGGATAATAAAAGGGAGTATAGAGATGAGAACCCCACACACAAGAAACAAATCCTTTTGCAGCCGGAAGGGATAGATATGTGGCATATGGCAGCAGCTGCTAAAAGCACAAGTCATTGCAGGCCCATTGTCAATTCTACAAATCTACAAACTTACTCAATCAACCTCTTCATATATGTGTCAATGCACCTTTCTATTCTAACTTAGTTGAAGCAGCATGGGGAAGGCAAGCAGATGGATCAGAAATTTACTGATGGGGGGGAAGAGGGAGGACAAGGCCAAGGCGTTCCCACCCGAGACCTGCACGTCTACGTCGTTGGGCATAATGGTCGTCGCCACGCCTAAAGTGAGACGGAGATGGAGTTTCAAGAGACCACCCGGCCCCAAACCCGTCACTCACAAGAGCAGTAAATCGTTCGACTCAATCTACATGCCGAAGCAAGACTTACTGGCTCTGCCTATGACTCCTCCTACGTTAAATGCACATGCAGCTGCCACCAGAATACAAGCTACCTATCGTTCTTATTTGGTACGTGAATATGCACTCAACTACTCTGTCatgctatgtgtgtgtgtgtgtgtgtggacgCGTGTGTTTAAAGTTGAAGTTGATGGTACTTACAGGCGAGGAGAGCACTGCGGGCGTTGAGAGGATTAGTGAAGTTGCAAGGCTTGGCAAGGGGTTACTTGGTGAGGAAACAAATGAATACCGTGCTGAGGTCCATCCACGCTGTGATGGCGATTCAAGTTAGAGCTCGGATTCAAAGGATCCAAATGGGGGAGGATCAACCGCCCCTCGTTGTGGGAAGGAGAAACTCTTACACGGGGCCATCATCAGCATCTGATAGACAACTTGGAAAACTAATTAGTGTAAGGCCATTTTTTCAGATTCAGAAAAGAATTTAAGACAAGTTTAGACAATTATGAAGCCTCATTCTCATTTTAATGCAGGAAAATGCAGGTGATGGGAACATTTTGGCAACAAGCAGAGGTTTAAGAAGCAGAAGCGGGCGTGTACCTGCTGAGAGAGTGGAGTATGGATCGAGAGTGTATAGCTCCGGTCGTCTGTCAGTCTCTCAAAGAGAATATCAGCTGAAAATGAGTCCCAGTCCATCAACACTGTCCTTCACAGATTCAAGCTCAACAACCTGTGATGGACAACTAGAggaattttcattaaaaatggCGAGAAGAAATTCAAGACGATACTCTGCTAGCCCAGAAAATAAGCATCCATTTATCATACCATCTTCACAGAGCCAAGATTATATGCCCTCTAACTCCACCATGTTTCCAAATTACATGACCAATACAAAGTCATCACAAGCCAAGGCCAGATCACATAGTGAACCGAGGCAGCGCCCTAAGCAGAAAGGCAAGCGATCATCATCCATGGATGGGAAAAATGATAAACAAAATGAGTACCCTTGGCTTTGCAAGCTGTATCGTTCTGACAAATCCACTGATGAAGGAGACTGTGATTCCAGTATAGGTGCAATGGCTGTTATTTCCAAACATATGCAGTCGTTAGTCCCATTTGAAGGGGTATGTGCTCTGTCATTTTCTTTTACTGGAAATTTTGCTATGTTTACATACTTGAGCTTCAGATATAGCTGGCCTCTGATTTCATTTATTAAAACTGCAGCCTCCCATGAATTTGTATTGATGCTTCAGCTTCACGGTCGAGATCGGGGTCTTAGAGATCAGAACAAGAGATTAGCAGCAATTCAGTCACGGCCACGGAGATCAAGAAGTACACCGGAAGTCTCTAAACTGTAGCCACTGCCTCATTATGTAGATCCTCTGTTTTTTACAGTTCTTTTTTGGGCTAAAAGAAGACATCAGAATCAGAAACTAAGGCTTTGAAATAATTTATCTATTACATGATTCTTTAGGAGAAATTATTGTGTATGTCAGCTGAAATCGATGAAAAGCTGTTCCACAGAAAAAGATATCGCATACCTcatttttgtgtgcaaaatcagGGCACGACGCCGTCATGGAGGCTTGAGGACACGATGAGCACCATAAgtactgaaaaataaaaatgtaacaAGACAAAAATAGCAGAAACTTCTCAAAGATTATAGAGGATCATTAAAGTGTTCTGATATTAATAGAGAGCACCAAATCTGCAGAAATTTCAGACATTGAGTTTCCTATCTCATCCAGCAACTACTCAAATCCCAATTAGGTACTAACCCAGAACTTGAAATTGGCCTAACGAATTACGAAACTATAACATGATCTGCTAGACTCCTCTGAATTACATGCCAACAGTTTGGGAACATTAGAAAATCATTCTATACATGTAGGTTGCTCCTATGGCAAAGATCTTCTGGTAGGAGAGTATTTTCTTTGAAGCTCTTGGTCAACCAGATAGCAGTTTCCCTCGGAGACACTTTCCCCGGTCCGAATGGCCCTAACAAAACCCCAAGTTCCTCAATTCTCGCTTCTTGAAATAACCTCGCGCTGAATTCAAGCAAGCCTTCCAGTGCTTCTGCTCGTTGTCGGTAAGAGGACATGTCAATTCTGCGGGGTCGTTGGTCTGAGGATGTTCGGCTTGAGGCACCAGCTGTGGCATTTTGATCTGAAGACTCACTTCCATCTTGCTTATCCTTGTGTAGTGTAGAGCGAACTCCTTGCCAATTATTGAAGCTCAATCCACCTGATTTATCCGGGAACTCAATGGTATATCTATCTTTCATAATAGAACGGTCACCTTGTGGGGATCTGGAGGAACCGTGTGCGGAGGGTAATGAGCTTCTGCGGATGGCGAAGGACTCCTCATAGGACCCTAAAGGAAGTTCAATCATCTTGTCAATCCGAGGGGAATTGACAGAAACGTCTGGAGACTTGATGCTGTCAATGTTTCCAAGAGTACCAAGACTGGGCACATGACGATATTTACGGGCTGAGTCTTTTTCTGGCAATGGAAGAGAGGCTCTACGAGTTGTTGAAACAGGTCTCTTAACCACACTTTTCGATGCTTGAAGCTGAAAATAGCATTTCATCAGTTAAGTTGAGCACCAAGAGAGAATCCAGAAAAACAATGATTTTCGTAGGAGAGAATCCAGAAAAACATACTATGCTAATATTGTTAAGTACTGCATTGCAAAATAAAGATACTAGAAATGTCAATTTTTTTGATATTTAGAAGAGAGTTGCTTCTTGGGAGCAAAATAGAAATCCGTAAGCTTCAAAAGAAGCATCTGAACAAATTATCATGACAGAAGAAACGAGAAATGTACGCATGTAGATAAGTTTTGTATGATCTTACCAGTTCGTGATTCTTTGAGAGCTGTGGTTTTCTTTTTGAAGCACTTGAAGCTTTTGTTTCTGTATCTTTCTGGTTTTTTGAGATTTTTGAAGTAATAGTTTTTGTAATGACAGTCCCTTCATGTGTGCTTCCAGAACATAATTCTTTCGTTCCAGGATGCAGATTGGAAGCATTAGTTGTTCCAGTTATCCTAGTGAAAGAATCATAACTTTGCTCGGCTCCAGATACACTAGGATTTAAAGTCCTGTCATTTCCACATGAGGATCGTCTCTCTCTATACGCTGGAGGTGGAACATGGGAAGGCTCTGAAAATCTAATTGTCCTAGTGTTACCCTTTTCTGTTTCAGCCCATTGACTTGGAAAACTGGTGCGCCTGGGGGAATTGAGCTTGAGGTGAACATTGAGTACATAGGGTTGAAGGTGTTGGTGCCTGAGAAGTTCTGCAGCCTGCCATAATTACTATAGTCTATTAGTAAAGTAAATAGAATAGATAAATTGTTTAGTAGATGATATGCATATCAAGTGAGGGGCATAATACATTTTTTCTGTAGCATATGATAGAAGATTTTAAATACGTAGAAATCTTTATACATATAGTCCAAAAATTTTGCCATGCCTGGTTAAGTTATCACTTGTTGCTTCCTGGAAAATGTCATGCCAGTATGGTTACGTTATAATTTACAGGAGCATCAACTTTTAGCATATGTACGCGCAGAAGGATTTGACAAACTTCATAATTCATTGAAAATTCAAGTTTTGGACAGAATAATACCTTAGGCCTGGCCATTTTCACCGTCAAACCACATTACATGGTTATTGGAATGGATTGAAAATTTGCCAATTttagttgaaaaatataaatagaatgTAGTTATTAACAACTACGTGGAAGTTTGAACTTGCAGAACAGCAAATGAAATATAGGATATCAACCAACTTAAATAGCTACTTATGCAGTTAAGAGTTCTGTAATCAACTTAAATAGCTACTTACACTAGGACGAAGTTCTGGATTTTTCCTCAGCATGCTTTTCACCAGACCTCGGCTGTAATACAAGCATCATAGTAAAATCAATCAGCTAGTTAAGGCTTTTTTCAGGAAAAACCAATAATAACAACTGCCATTTAGCAAGAttgtgaaattttttatttctttgttatTCCAATCATTGATTATCGGTCTGcatagatgagagagagagagagagagagagagagagagagagaacagacATGCAGAAACTGTAATACATGTAAGAGAAGGCTAGAATGAAGAGGAACTCACAATGCACCAGAGTATTTGGCGGGTAGTGGAGCAACTATAGACTTGTTTATTTTGTTGATGAGAGCTTGCATATCCTGTCCAAAAATGTGCAGAAAAGAATATAATTTCAAAGAACATTAGCGACCAGAAACCAACACAAATCATACTATTCAAGGAAAACATAATATCAACAAGCAAACAAGGTTGAGTTGAACCCAAAGGCTTGTTTCTAGAAATACTCCAACAAGATAATCAGCTAATTATGGTCTACTAAATGGATAACAGTCTCATAAATATAAGCAAGAAACAGGAATTCACACTTTAACAGATAATCGGCTGATTTCTTGTGTGAGAAATAAGATTTCCGGCTTTGTAGCTACTAGCCTCACAGGGTTAATGCTCTTCAATAGTAGAGGTCATGGTCAACCTCAAAATAgcaaacataaaattcatgGAGTATCATTGGACTTCATGCAGAAGAATTTACACGGCCAGTCACTATATTACCACTACCAATGAGCATAACTTACGAATTAATGatgaaaaagaaattgtgtAGCAGAAATGCCAAAAATTCTGAAATAAGAAACTGCTAGCAACAACTAGACATTTTCGTAGTTGAAAAATGTTAGGTCCCCATTAATCATTATCATTGGCAGTGTACAAAGAATATGACATAAGATTAGGTCTGCAGCAACTTACAAATGCCTTGAATGCAGGTTTAAGGGACGTCATCTCATACATGCAGCATCCTGGAAGATATTACATAGCAGGATACATCAGTTTGACACGGACTACTTCAAAATAGGCACTTAGTCcaatgtattttattttctttatattgaCACCATGCAGCAATAAAATATTTAGCTTACCGAGTGACCATACATCTGATTTGGAACCATATGGTATATCAGCAAGTAGCTCAGGGCACATATAACTGGGAGTACCAACAATCTGAGGAAACAACAAGGTATGAACAACTCATATGATGGCGGGAGAATTATAGGACTGAAAAAAGACATTCTGTAAACATAATGCTTACCGAGGAAGCAAGCTCATCTGAACTCAACATTTTGGCAAGTCCAAAGTCACCTGGAACAGCCATGTAGGTTAGAAATAGCTTCCAAATGCCAAAAACCATGGATTAAGATATCTTACCAAGACGAATGTCTTGATCTTTCGTTAAAAATATATTCGAGCACTGCAAAAATTGTGTGAACATTAAAACTGAAACATCATAGGATCTCATAACATGTATCATATCTATCAAGAAGGCAATCTGACACAACTTACCTTGACATCACGATGAAGGATATGACTCATGTGTAAGTAGTCTAGTGCTATGAGTAGTTGAACAAGCCATCTACAGAGCTTCTACAGAAATTTAACGTAAGAAAG
The genomic region above belongs to Salvia miltiorrhiza cultivar Shanhuang (shh) chromosome 5, IMPLAD_Smil_shh, whole genome shotgun sequence and contains:
- the LOC130984988 gene encoding protein IQ-DOMAIN 19-like isoform X1; translation: MGKASRWIRNLLMGGKREDKAKAFPPETCTSTSLGIMVVATPKVRRRWSFKRPPGPKPVTHKSSKSFDSIYMPKQDLLALPMTPPTLNAHAAATRIQATYRSYLARRALRALRGLVKLQGLARGYLVRKQMNTVLRSIHAVMAIQVRARIQRIQMGEDQPPLVVGRRNSYTGPSSASDRQLGKLISENAGDGNILATSRGLRSRSGRVPAERVEYGSRVYSSGRLSVSQREYQLKMSPSPSTLSFTDSSSTTCDGQLEEFSLKMARRNSRRYSASPENKHPFIIPSSQSQDYMPSNSTMFPNYMTNTKSSQAKARSHSEPRQRPKQKGKRSSSMDGKNDKQNEYPWLCKLYRSDKSTDEGDCDSSIGAMAVISKHMQSLVPFEGVCALSFSFTGNFAMFTYLSFRYSWPLISFIKTAASHEFVLMLQLHGRDRGLRDQNKRLAAIQSRPRRSRSTPEVSKL
- the LOC130984988 gene encoding protein IQ-DOMAIN 19-like isoform X2; the protein is MGKASRWIRNLLMGGKREDKAKAFPPETCTSTSLGIMVVATPKVRRRWSFKRPPGPKPVTHKSSKSFDSIYMPKQDLLALPMTPPTLNAHAAATRIQATYRSYLARRALRALRGLVKLQGLARGYLVRKQMNTVLRSIHAVMAIQVRARIQRIQMGEDQPPLVVGRRNSYTGPSSASDRQLGKLISENAGDGNILATSRGLRSRSGRVPAERVEYGSRVYSSGRLSVSQREYQLKMSPSPSTLSFTDSSSTTCDGQLEEFSLKMARRNSRRYSASPENKHPFIIPSSQSQDYMPSNSTMFPNYMTNTKSSQAKARSHSEPRQRPKQKGKRSSSMDGKNDKQNEYPWLCKLYRSDKSTDEGDCDSSIGAMAVISKHMQSLVPFEGPPMNLY
- the LOC130984987 gene encoding serine/threonine-protein kinase Nek2, which codes for MDKYEVLEQIGKGAFGSALLVRHKQEKKKYVLKKIRLARQTNRTRRSAHQEMALISSMQNPFIVEYKDSWVEKGCYVCIVIGYCEGGDMAEAIKKANGVHLPEEKLCRWLVQLLIALDYLHMSHILHRDVKCSNIFLTKDQDIRLGDFGLAKMLSSDELASSIVGTPSYMCPELLADIPYGSKSDVWSLGCCMYEMTSLKPAFKAFDMQALINKINKSIVAPLPAKYSGAFRGLVKSMLRKNPELRPSAAELLRHQHLQPYVLNVHLKLNSPRRTSFPSQWAETEKGNTRTIRFSEPSHVPPPAYRERRSSCGNDRTLNPSVSGAEQSYDSFTRITGTTNASNLHPGTKELCSGSTHEGTVITKTITSKISKNQKDTETKASSASKRKPQLSKNHELLQASKSVVKRPVSTTRRASLPLPEKDSARKYRHVPSLGTLGNIDSIKSPDVSVNSPRIDKMIELPLGSYEESFAIRRSSLPSAHGSSRSPQGDRSIMKDRYTIEFPDKSGGLSFNNWQGVRSTLHKDKQDGSESSDQNATAGASSRTSSDQRPRRIDMSSYRQRAEALEGLLEFSARLFQEARIEELGVLLGPFGPGKVSPRETAIWLTKSFKENTLLPEDLCHRSNLHV